A window of Flavobacterium branchiarum genomic DNA:
AAAAAATTGAATTTGAAAATTTCTTTGAAACTAGTTTTTAAATCTCTAAATTGCAAAATGTAGGAATTATTTTAAAATAATAATACTACACACAAAAAAACCTTCTAATCTTTAAATAATATAGTATGGATATTCTCTTGCGGAGATTTAGGATTACCATCCACAAATCCTATCACAGGTCGGATATTCGGTATCCCTAGCTGTTAATTAGAAAATGTGTCAATTGAAATGATTATTCCTTTTCTAGATGATTCGAATATTCGAAAAATCAAGAAACGCAATAATCCAAAAGTTCAACAATCTTAAAAATTAAAAAACAATGACTTTTCAAGAACAAATTCAACAAGGAATCCCATCAATATTACCTCCAAAAAAAATATATGATTTAGCTATAAATCACGCTCCAAAGCGAAAAGCAATACTTTCTGCAGAAGAAAAAAAATTAGCATTAAAAAATGCATTGCGCTATTTTGAACCACAACATCATGCGGAATTAATTACTGAATTTTCAGAAGAACTAGAACAATACGGTCGTATCTACATGTACCGTTTTCGCCCAGATTACAGAATGTACGCTAGACCAGTTAGCGAATATCCTGGAAAATCAGAGCAAGCAAAAGCAATTATGCTAATGATTCAGAACAATCTGGATTACGCTGTTGCACAACATCCACATGAATTAATTACTTATGGTGGTAATGGTGCCGTTTTTCAAAACTGGGCACAGTATTTACTTACGATGCAGTATTTGTCGGAAATGACAAATGAGCAAACTCTTACCATGTATTCAGGCCATCCGATGGGACTTTTCCCTTCACATACCGAAGCACCTCGTGTAGTTGTGACTAACGGAATGGTAATCCCGAATTATTCTAAACCGGATGATTGGGAAAAAATGAATGCACTTGGAGTTTCTCAATACGGCCAAATGACTGCTGGTAGTTATATGTATATTGGGCCACAAGGAATCGTACACGGAACAACAATTACAGTTCTGAATGGTTTCAGAAAAATAAAATTAAATCCAGAAGGAAACTTATTTGTAACTTCAGGATTGGGCGGAATGAGTGGTGCACAACCTAAAGCAGGAAATATTGCAGGCTGTATTACTGTTTGCGCTGAAGTGAATCCAAAAATCACTAAAATTCGTCACGAACAAGGTTGGATCAATGAGATTGTAGAAGATCTTGACGAATTGGTAAAAAGAGTTACTTTGGCAAAAGCCAATAAAGAAGTCGTTTCTATTGCATACTTAGGAAACGTAGTTGATGTTTGGGAAAAATTTGACCAAGAGAACATCAAAATTGATTTAGGTTCTGACCAAACTTCATTACATAATCCTTGGGCTGGTGGGTATTATCCTGTAGGCATCACCTTTGAAGCTGCTAATGAAATGATGGCAAATAATCCTGATTTATTCAAAGAAAAAGTACAAGAAACATTACGTCGCCATGCTGATGCAATAAATAAACACACTGCCAAAGGAACTTATTTCTTTGATTATGGAAATGCTTTTTTATTAGAAGCTTCACGTGCTGGTGCGGAAGTAATGGCTGAAAACAATATCGATTTTAAATACCCAAGTTATGTTCAGGACATTATGGGCCCAATGTGTTTTGATTATGGATTTGGTCCTTTTAGATGGGTTTGTACCTCTGGAAAACCAGAAGATTTACAAAAAACAGATACTATTGCTTCACAGGTTTTAGAAGAAATGGCAAAAACAGCACCTGATGAAATTCAGCAACAAATGCAAGATAACATCAAATGGATAAAAGGAGCTCAAGAAAACAAATTAGTGGTAGGATCGCAAGCACGTATTTTATATGCCGATGCCGAAGGTCGTATTAAAATTGCTGAAGCTTTTAACCAAGCAATTGCAAAAGGCGAAATTGGAGCTGTGGTTTTAGGTCGTGATCACCATGATGTTTCAGGAACAGATTCTCCATACAGAGAAACATCTAATATCTACGATGGCTCTAGATATACCGCAGATATGGCAATACAAAATGTCATTGGTGACAGCTTTAGAGGTGCAACATGGGTCTCTATCCATAATGGCGGTGGCGTAGGCTGGGGAGAGGTTATAAACGGTGGTTTTGGTATGATTCTTGATGGAACTAAAGAGGCATCAAGACGCTTAGCGTCAATGCTTTTTTGGGATGTTAACAATGGAATATCAAGAAGAAGTTGGGCGCGTAATGATGAAGCAATTTTTGCAATAAAAAGAGCCATGAGCACGCAACCTTTATTGAAAGTAACCATCCCTAATATAGTTGACGAAACATTATTGTAAAACAAAGTCGGTATAACTTAAAACTATCTAAACATGAAAAAATTATTAATTTTACCAATTCTATTACTTCTAGTTCTAACTTCTTGTAGTAGTGTTAGTGTATACTCAGATTATGATAAATCTGTTGATTTTACACAATATAAAACATATGCTTATTTTAAACCTGGTATCGATAAAGTAGAAATTTCAGATTTAGATAAAAGAAGAATTTTACGTGCTATCGACGAACAAATGACTGCAAAAGGTTTTACAAAAAGTGATAATCCAGATTTATTAATAAACATTTTCACTAAAGCAAGAGAAGAAGTAAATGTAAACCAATTTAACGCTGGATGGGGTTACGGTTGGGGTTATGGATGGAATCCATACTTGATGATGGGAAACCAAACTTCTGTATCAACATCTACACAAGGAACTTTATACATCGATTTTATTGATGCTAAGAAAAAAGAAATGATTTGGCAAGGTGAAGGAGTTGGTTATTTAACTAACCAAGGACCTGACAAAAAAGACAAAGTTGTTGCTGAATTTGTGAGCAAAATACTAGCACAGTATCCTCCAAATCTTGCAAAAAAATAATCTTTTTTGTTGTTCTTATTAAATAATTAATACATTTGTTTTTTCAAATAATAAACAATGACAAACTTAAATAACAGTAGCATCGCTATTAACATTATTGTAATTCTACAATAGTGGCGAGGTGTTATATAGATAAGTAAACAAAATACAATTTATTAGAACCTCCCAAATCGGGAGGTTTTTTTATTTCAAAAAACAACCAAAACATATGATGCTATTTAACGAAGTAATTACAGCCAAAGAACAACTTAGCAAAGTAGTTGCCGCTACTCCACTCACACAAAACCTTAATCTTTCAGACGAGTTTAAGGCTACTATTTTATTAAAAAGAGAAGACCTACAAATTGTACGTTCTTATAAAATTAGAGGTGCTTATAATAAAATTTCGTCTCTTAATGATGCAGAGAAAGCAAAAGGTATTGTATGCGCAAGCGCCGGTAATCACGCCCAAGGTGTCGCTTATTCTTGTCATTTACTACAAATAAAAGGCAAAATTTACATGCCAAAAACGACTCCTAAACAAAAAGTAAAACAAGTACAATTGTTCGGAAAATCATTTGTAGAAATTGTTCTTACTGGAGACACTTTTGATGATGCCTATGCTTCTGCTACAGAAGATGCAACAATGAGTAACAAAATATTCATTCATCCTTTTGATGATTTAAAAGTCATTGCGGGACAAGGCACCGTAGGACTTGAAATTCTGGAATCTTATAAAGAACCAATAGATTATGTATTTGTCCCTATAGGTGGTGGCGGATTGGCATCGGGACTTTCAGAAGTATTTAAACATCTGAGCCCAGATACCAAAATTATTGGTGTAGAACCAAAAGGAGCTCCCTCAATGAAGACATCTATCATCGATGGAAAAAATACTGCTTTAAAAACGATTGATAAATTTGTAGATGGTGCTGCAGTAAAACAAGTCGGCAATATGACCTTTGATATATGTCGCAAGAATTTAGACGACATAATTCTTGTTCCCGAAGGTAAAGTTTGCACAACTATTTTAAGACTGTACAATGAAGAGGCTATGGTTGTAGAACCTGCAGGAGCACTAACTATAGCTGCATTAGACTTTTGTAAAGAAAAAATAAAAGGTAAAACAGTTGTTTGTGTAGTAAGCGGAAGCAATAACGATATTGAACGAACTGCCGAAATAAAAGAACGCTCCCTTCTTTATGAAGGATTGATGCATTATTTTATGATTCAGTTTCCGCAACGTCCAGGAGCACTTAAAGAATTCGTAAATGATATCTTAGGTCCAAATGACGACATTACTTATTTTCAATTTGCAAAGAAAAATAGCAGAGAATTTGGCTCTGTAGTAGTTGGATTAGAACTAAAAAACAAAAAGGATATAAAGAATATAAAAAACAATATGACAAACAAGGGATTTGAGTTTCAATACCTCAATGAAAATTTGGATTTATACACGCAACTTATTGGATAAAACACCTCTTGTCTTGTACTGAAATAAGTTGATACAAAAAAATCACATGATTTAGCCCCCATCAACTAATCAACATATTCAAAATGAAAAATATAACTTTATTCATACATGTTTTTAGATTCTTTTAACTAAGCTAAAGAGAAAAACCCTGCATTAAGTTGTATTTTTACATATAATCTTTTCACATAAAAACATGGTAATTTTAGATATAACAACAATCGAAGACATAAAATTATTAGTCAATACTTTTTATGCCAAAGTTCAAAAGGACGATCTTATTGGACCAATATTCAATGAAAAAATCCAAGGAAGATGGCCAGAGCATTTAGAAACAATGTATAAATTTTGGCAAACTATCTTGTTAGAACAACATACCTATTCTGGAAGTCCATTTCCACCACACAAACATTTACCTGTAGAACAAGCTCATTTTAACCGATGGATTGAAATTTTCACAAAAACAGTAGACAGCCTTTTTATAGGTAATCTTGCCGAAGAGGCTAAGATGCGTGGTGTAAATATGGCATCTATGTTCTTATATAAAATTGAATATTTTAGAGATGCTACTAATCGATAAAAAAACAGATTAAAGCCAAATTATTCAATACTATTTATATCGTTAATTTGGCTTAGGTTTTATTTCACTTCGCATTTTTTTAACTCTATAGAAGATTTCGTTGGAAAGATAATTTCCACCAGATCCTTCCTTTAATACTTGTTCTTTTTTAGGAATTGTATTTTCAGGATTGGCTTACAATTTATCTATTTGTATTGGAATTAGTTTGTGGTTTTCCGAGTCTATTATTTCGTAAGTTCCTTCTTTAAAATCTATGATGAAGTTTTCGATTTTAGTATCACTTTGAGGATTATTTAAACTTCTAGTAAAATCAAAATAAACTAACATTATTTTTTTTTCTTTCTCAATTTTGAATAAAATTTTTGAAGATCTATTTGTTCTTTTTCCATCGTAAAATTCATATTTTTTATTTTTTATTTTAAAACAGTTATTAATTATTTTTAATATATAGAAATTTTTATTATAATTATTTTCTAATTTCAATAGAGTATTTACTGATGGTCTTATATTTACACTGGGATGAATATTCACTATTTTAATTACTTCATAAATATTAACTATAATTTTAGGATTATTAGAAATAAAATTAACAGAATCTCTAGTGTCAAATGAAAGAATAACATTGTTATCCGATATATTAATATTACCATAAAAATAGAATCTCTTGGGTGTCGGTTGCGAATAAATTTTATTTATTGATAAAATAAAAAATATTAAAATAAAATATAATTTATTTAGTTGCATTCTCAATTATTTTGGTTAAAATACTAATGAATTCATCCGAAGATAATTTACTTGAAATATGAATATGCCCAACTGCTTTAATTTTATTAAATCCGAGCTCATCTCTTTTTTTTGTACTTCTGTACATAACTTCATTAGAAAGATAATCACCCCCAGAACCTGAATCTTCTGTAGATTTTCCAATTATCTTAATTTTGCTTTTGATTGGAGTATTATTATTATCTGAAGGATGCTGAACTGTATTTCCTAAATCATCTTTATAAGATTGGTCAAAATACACTTTAGTTGGTAAATTAGCAGGAGCTATATCTCCAGTTAAAATTTTTGCAATAGGTAAAGTAGTTTCGTAAAAATCATTGCCGTTTTGTATTTGTTTAAATCTTTTTGAATTGTATGAACTATCTCCATAACCTATATTCATATTATCTAGAAAACCTCCACGGAATTTACTTGCAAATCTTTCCAAATCAAAATTCTTATCATTTTTACTAGTAGTCAACATAAAATCAAAAATAGTTATGTGTTTTTCAACTATTTTCTCAATTATTTCATTGTCAAAATCTTCATAACGAACAGGAATTACAACACTCTGAATATAGGCATTTCCTATACTTTTACCATGAAAATTTAAAACTGAAATTCCAGAGGGATTTTGTCTGTTACTTTTACCAGGTGTATTAGGATGATCAAATTCATTTAGAACAAACGGATCAAAACCAGTAATCAAAACTTTTTTCTTGCCACCAGCTTTGCTAAAATCAATTCCTGTATAATTTCTACTTTTCTCTTCAAAAAGCTGAATGATTTTGTCAAGTTCTGTACCTTTTTTGACAATGCTTTTTTCAAAATCGATGTCTTTTTCAAAAAGGAAATAACGTTTTAATCGAACTTGCATTTTGTTCCGTGCCCAGTATAATGGTCGGTCGTCTAGGTGGCCTGCCTGAACTTGTTTTGTAGCAGCATCCCAAAGGGATTTTGCATCTTGTTCTACTCTGGCTTTTATTTGGGCTATCGTCCGATTTTCAGGTATGTGCAAAAAAGCAGAAAAATTGGCTGCAATAGCCGCTATCTCTTCATTGAGTGCTATGAATTTATTTTCATAATTCTCAATTAAATCTTTTTTACCCGAATTATCAGTATGAAACATTCCTACCAACTCTTCATAATTCCGTAAATAAGAAGCAACAGGCCTTAGTCTTTCTTCTTCTTGAGGAAGATTAAAAAAGGCAGCGCCTAAGAATCCCCTTATGTAAAAAGAATTTAAATTCTCTTGTTTTATTTCTGTTTTATGTGTGTCATAATTGTAATTTTCTAAATCTTCGCTATACCATAACGGGTTTAATTCAAAAAAATCGGTTTCACAACTATTGTCTTTTATTTCTAAATTCCAATTAAGTTTTTCAAGTCCAATAAACTCTTGATTTAAACTTTTTGACTCTGCTTTTAACTTGAGGTTTATTTTTGTTCCGTCTTTAACGTCTCTTGTTGTGATTTTTATTTTCATCTTTTTTCCGTAGAAAAAATCAGTAGCTCTTATTTCTCCAAAATCCTTTATAGATGATTGCTTTAAAACGGTGTCTTTGTCATCTATAAATTGTAGTTCAACAATTTCAGGATGTTTTTTTTCTGGTGGAGCAACATAATCTCCATAAATAATACCTACCTCGCTAGTTTCTGTAATTGTTTTAGCTGAAGTAAATACAATGTTTTCTTTAGCATAAATGTTATAATCTCCACCAGTGGTCTCGATTATTTTACCGCCAACAATTGTTATTTTGCTCATAATTTAATTAGATTTAGATTTTTCGGTACTATTATTCTGGATTTTCTTGAGCTTTACAGGAAAAAAGAATCAATGCAATAAATAATGTAAGTGTCATTTTTTTCATAGTTATATTCATTTTGTTCCTTCTTTAATTGCCTTTTTCACTAAGATTAATAAATTATTTATTTTATCGTCATTTAAATCTTCTTTAACTCTCTCATCTTGCAATTTTTCAATATGAAAATGACCAGTTGCCAAAGTAGGTTTTATTTCACTACGCATTTTTCCAACTCTATAGAAGATTTCATTTGATAAATAATCTCCTCCAAAGCCCTCTACCGATTTTAAGTTTTTCTTATTCTATCTTTTTTAGTTTTACGCTTGTCGAATCTTTTAAGTCTATTTCAACAAATTTTAAATCTTTAAAATATAAATCTTTAGATTTTATAGGATTATCAATATCGTACCATCTAGAATAAGTATTTTGAAATAAAATTTGTTGAACTTCCTTTAGAACTCTTATTTGTTTCCCTAAAATGTATTTTTCTCGATTTTCGTATTTTTTTGTAGAATTATTATATCTGTCTGAATAATCTATTATTAATTCAAAATTTCCTTTTTGGAATTCTAAATTCTTAAAAAAAAAATTTCTTTCTTGTCCACAATTACATTTTATATTCATAGTGTCTTCCGCTCGAATAAGTAAATATTCTTTATTAAAATAATTATAACCAAGCGCAGTCCAATTTTGGGTAAAAATCAAAAAATCATTTCCGCTATAAACATTCTGATTATATTTATTATTTAATATTGAAAAAAAAGAATTTTCAATATTAAATAATATAACATCTTTGCTTTTTGTTTCAATTATTCTTTTCTGAGCTTTACAGGAAAAAAGAATCAATGTAATAAATAATGTAAGGGTAATTTTTTTCATAGTTAAATTCATTTTGTTCCTTCTTTAATTGCCTTTTTTACCAAGCTTAATAAATTATTTATTTTATCGTCATTTAAATCTTCTTTAACACTCTCATCTTGCAATTTTTCAATATGAAAATGACCTGTTGCCAAAGTAGGTTTTATTTCACTTCGCATTTTTCCCACTCTATAAAAGATTTCGTTAGAAAGATAATCACCGCAAAAACCCTCAACAGATTTTAAGTTTTTCTTATTCTATCTTTTTTAATTTTACGCTTGTCGAATCTTTTAAGTCGATTTCTATAAAATATAAATCTTTAAAATATAAATCTTTAGATTTTATAGGATTATCAACATCGTTCCACCTAATATAAAAATTTTGAAATAAAATTTGTTGAACTTCCTTTGGAACTCGTATTTGTTTCCCTAAAATATATTTTATTTGAGGTTCATATTTTTTTTCAGAATCATTGTATCGTTGGGGAAAATCAATTCTTAACTCATAATTTCCTTTTTTGAATTCTAAATTCTTAAAAAAATAATTTCTTTCTTGTCCACAATTACATTTTATGTTCATAGTGTCTTGCGCTTGAGTAAAAGAATATTCTTTATTAAAATAATTATAACCAAGAGCAGACCAATTTTGGGTAAAAATCAAAAAATCATTTCCACCATAAACTTTCTGATTATATTTATTATTTAATATTGAAAAAAAAGATTTTTCTATATTAAATAATATAACATCTTTGCTTTTTGTTTCAATTATTCTTTTTTGAGCTTTGCAGGAAAAAAAAAAGGCAATAAATAATGCAAGGGCAATCTTTCTCATAGTTATATTCATTTTGTTCCTTCTTTAATTGCCTCTTTTACCAAGCTTAATAAATTATTTATTTTATCGTCATTTAAATCTTCTTTAACTCTCTCATTTTGCAGTTTTTCAATATGAAAATGACCGGTTGCCAAAGTAGGTTTTATTTCACTTCGCATTTTTCCAACTCTATAAAAAATTTCATTAGAAAGATAATTTCCACCCGACCCCTCCTTTAATACTTGTTCTTTTTCGGGAATTGTATTTTCTGGATGTAAAACATCATCGAATTTCCAGTTAATTTTTACTCCACTAGCATTAGCAAACGTTTTTGGCAAAGTTGTTTGTACCCATTCCTCTTTAGTAGAAAGGGCTTGTAAGCCATTTTCTCTTATAAAGTCCATATTATCATTAATTCCTCTTCTTCGTGAGGTTCCAAACATATCTATGACATTTTCATCAGCAAGATATTGGCTAACAGTTATAATCATATCAACTTGACTAATGAAAGGTTTTATATATTTTTCAATAATTCCTTCTCCTTGTCCTTTAGCATTATCTTGACTCCCATCAAAATCAGTATATCTAACAGGGACAATCATAGTTTGAATAAAAACTCCCAATCTATCATCATTCGCAAGTGCTAATGCGACAACTCCTGATGGATTTGATTGTAAAATATTATAATCTTCTTTATTAGGATGATTAAATTGATTAAACAAAAACGGATCAAAACCAGTAATCAAAACTTTTTTCTTGCTACCGGCTTTGCTAAAATCAATTCCTGTATAATTTCTACTTTTCTCTTCAAAAAGCTGAATGATTTTGTCAAGTTCTGTACCTTTTTTGACAATGCTTTTTTCAAAATCGATGTCTTTTTCAAAAAGGAAATGACGTTTTAATCGAACTTGCATTTTGTTGCGTGCCCAGTATAATGGTCGGTCGTCTAAGTGGCCTGCCTGAACTTGTTTTGTAGCTGCATCCCAAAGGGATTTTGCATCTTGTTCTACTCTGGCTTTTATTTGGTCTATGGTCCGATTTTCAGGTGTGTGCAAAAAAGCAGAAAAATTGGCTACTATAGCTGCTATCTCTTCATTGAGTGCTATGAACTTATTTTCATAATTCTCAATTAAATCTTTTTTACCTGAATTATCAGTATGAAACACACCTACCAACTCTTCATAATTCCGCAAATAAGAAGCAACAGGTGTTATCCTTTCTTCTTTTTGAGGAAGATTAAAAAAGGCAATGCTTAAGAATCCACTTATATGAAAAGAATTTAAATCCTCTTGTTTTATTTCTGTTTTATGTGTGTCATAATTGTAATTTTCTAAATCTTCGCTATACCATAACGGGTTTAATTCAAAAAAATCGGTTTCACATCTATTGTCTTTTATTTCTAAATTCCAATTAAGTTTTTCAAGTCCAATAAACTCTTGATTTAAACTTTTTGACTCTGCTTTTAACTTGAAGTTTGTTTTTGTTCCGTCTTTAATGTCTCTTGTTGTGATTTTTATTTTCATCTTTTTTCCGTAGAAAAAATCAGTAGCTCTTATTCCTCCAAAATCCTTTATAGATGATTGTTTTAAAACTGTGTCTTTGTCATCTATAAATTGTAGTTCAACAATTTTAGGATGTTTTATTTCTGGTGGAGCAACATAATCTCCATAAGTAATACCTACATCACTAGTTTCTGTAATTGTCTTACCTGAAGTATATGTAATAGTACCCTCAGTGTAAATATTATGGTCTCCTCCTGTGGTTTTTGTTATTGTGCCGCCAACAATTCTTATTCTGCTCATAATTTAATTAGATTTAGATTTTTCGGTACTATTATTCTGGATTTTCTTGAGCTTTACAGGAAAAAGAAACCTTGCAATAAATAATGTAAGGTTTCTTTTTTCATAATTAAATTCATTTTGTTCCTTCTTTAATTGCTTTTTTACCAAGCGTAATAAATTATTTATTTTATCGTCATTTAAATCTTCTTTAACACGCTCATCTTGCAATTTTTCAATATAAAAATGACCTGTTGCTAAATTTGGTCTTTGTTCTGTTCACATTTTCCCAACTCTATAGAAGATTTCATCTGATGAACTTATATTATTTGAATGGTCGAATTGATTTAGAATAAACAGATCAAACCCAATAATTATTTTTCTTCTTGCTACCGGCTGCTAAAATCAATTCCATGAATAGTAAAAAGTTCAAGTCTCCTTTGGAGGCATTTATAGTAATCGACTCGGCCTCCTTAATTTATGCTCCAAATATATTTCGTATTATATTTCCTCCTTCTTCCATGCTATTTATATGTTTAAGCGATTAATGAGTAGCTACTTACTTACAAACAAATATCAAAAAGTTTTTTTTAACAAACAAATTACTAATCAATTATTTTGTCGGAAATGTATTATCTTAGATGTTTACAGGGATTCAAAATAGGAAGTATGAATTTAATTCTTCTCTTTTTAAAATTACTTTAGGAGCATAATGGAAAAAAAAGTAATTTGCTTAAAATTTAATAGAGATTCAAATTTTCACAAAAACAGTAGATAGCCTTTTTATAGGTAATCTTGCCGAAGAGGCTAAGATGCGTGGTGTAAATAGGGCATCTATGTTCTTATATAAAATTGAATATTTTAGAGATTTGAACAAAACAACTAAATAAAAAACTAAAATTAGTTCTATAAATTTGTAATTTCGCAGAAGAACTACAACGATTTCGAAATGAACCCAACTATTGAAACAAATCCATTATTAGATAGATTGCCTAATCATTTAAAGCAATTTATAAAACCCCAAGACTACAGTGATTATACTCCAATTAATCAAGCAGTTTGGAGGTATGTGATGCGCAAAAATGTAGACTATTTATCTAAAGTAGCGCACCATTCGTATCTAGACGGATTGAAAAAAACTGGAATCGAAATCAATAACATCCCAAGCATGTATGGGATGAATAGAA
This region includes:
- the ilvA gene encoding threonine ammonia-lyase IlvA, coding for MMLFNEVITAKEQLSKVVAATPLTQNLNLSDEFKATILLKREDLQIVRSYKIRGAYNKISSLNDAEKAKGIVCASAGNHAQGVAYSCHLLQIKGKIYMPKTTPKQKVKQVQLFGKSFVEIVLTGDTFDDAYASATEDATMSNKIFIHPFDDLKVIAGQGTVGLEILESYKEPIDYVFVPIGGGGLASGLSEVFKHLSPDTKIIGVEPKGAPSMKTSIIDGKNTALKTIDKFVDGAAVKQVGNMTFDICRKNLDDIILVPEGKVCTTILRLYNEEAMVVEPAGALTIAALDFCKEKIKGKTVVCVVSGSNNDIERTAEIKERSLLYEGLMHYFMIQFPQRPGALKEFVNDILGPNDDITYFQFAKKNSREFGSVVVGLELKNKKDIKNIKNNMTNKGFEFQYLNENLDLYTQLIG
- a CDS encoding group III truncated hemoglobin; translation: MVILDITTIEDIKLLVNTFYAKVQKDDLIGPIFNEKIQGRWPEHLETMYKFWQTILLEQHTYSGSPFPPHKHLPVEQAHFNRWIEIFTKTVDSLFIGNLAEEAKMRGVNMASMFLYKIEYFRDATNR
- a CDS encoding DUF4136 domain-containing protein; the protein is MKKLLILPILLLLVLTSCSSVSVYSDYDKSVDFTQYKTYAYFKPGIDKVEISDLDKRRILRAIDEQMTAKGFTKSDNPDLLINIFTKAREEVNVNQFNAGWGYGWGYGWNPYLMMGNQTSVSTSTQGTLYIDFIDAKKKEMIWQGEGVGYLTNQGPDKKDKVVAEFVSKILAQYPPNLAKK
- a CDS encoding urocanate hydratase, encoding MTFQEQIQQGIPSILPPKKIYDLAINHAPKRKAILSAEEKKLALKNALRYFEPQHHAELITEFSEELEQYGRIYMYRFRPDYRMYARPVSEYPGKSEQAKAIMLMIQNNLDYAVAQHPHELITYGGNGAVFQNWAQYLLTMQYLSEMTNEQTLTMYSGHPMGLFPSHTEAPRVVVTNGMVIPNYSKPDDWEKMNALGVSQYGQMTAGSYMYIGPQGIVHGTTITVLNGFRKIKLNPEGNLFVTSGLGGMSGAQPKAGNIAGCITVCAEVNPKITKIRHEQGWINEIVEDLDELVKRVTLAKANKEVVSIAYLGNVVDVWEKFDQENIKIDLGSDQTSLHNPWAGGYYPVGITFEAANEMMANNPDLFKEKVQETLRRHADAINKHTAKGTYFFDYGNAFLLEASRAGAEVMAENNIDFKYPSYVQDIMGPMCFDYGFGPFRWVCTSGKPEDLQKTDTIASQVLEEMAKTAPDEIQQQMQDNIKWIKGAQENKLVVGSQARILYADAEGRIKIAEAFNQAIAKGEIGAVVLGRDHHDVSGTDSPYRETSNIYDGSRYTADMAIQNVIGDSFRGATWVSIHNGGGVGWGEVINGGFGMILDGTKEASRRLASMLFWDVNNGISRRSWARNDEAIFAIKRAMSTQPLLKVTIPNIVDETLL